From Platichthys flesus chromosome 7, fPlaFle2.1, whole genome shotgun sequence:
ACCGACAAAATCCCATTGAAAATTTTGATAAAATCAGTCCccactaaaaaacaaaaaaaaaagaagcttttcgCCCAAAACAAAATCATCAAAAGAACCTCTACCCGTTTGTTTCCCTGAAGTTGTGGTGGTGGTTgccttggtggtggtggtggtggtagtagCTTTAGTTGTGGGGGACACTGctccaaaatataaaaaataaagtaaaagggGAATCAGGACACTGTGATCAGGGATTTGCTTGGATCACATACATCTGATCACAGATGTGTCTTTATATTCATTAAAGCTGTGGAAACTAGTTCAAATCCATTTTACTGTTTTTAGTATTATTTACAGTTGCTGTCATGAATTAATGCCGctggttttatatgttgtttCCAGCTTTCCACAGGAAGAGCACtcaagccgttttcagacagcGTATTAATTGGACGTCTTTACTAATTCTATTTGACCAACTGAGGATGTGTGACAAAAGATTGGGGATTAATTCTATTGAGCCATCCTGGAGTTTTGTACAGTTCTAATaattgaagaaaaagaagacagtGAAAATATCCCCTCATTTGCATTAATAGCCAATCACACGTAGGAATGGGATTAAATCTGAAATGAGCATAAACTCACATAAAACTTACATTTGCATGTTGGAAGTCCGGGTGACCATTTGCCATTTATGTCACATATCTGTGTCCTCTCTCCCACCATGTGGTATCCGGTAATGCACTCGAACGTCACACTAGCCGAGAGTGTATGGGGGGGTCGAGAACCCGAAAGGAATTTACCAAATTCAACAACAGGATCGTCACAATTAACAACTGCAGGCAAAGTAAATGGAAAGTAAAAGAGTATTGGTGAGCGTCACGGCTCAGGTTACATCAGAGATTCTTGAGAAAAATTGTAAAAGCCACTTACTGATACACTCCGGAGGATCAGGCTTGAATGCTCCATTCTCTGAACATGTTAAGGATTTGGCACCTCTGAGTGAATACGTTTTTTGGCAAGAGTATTGTATAACCTCTGAATATCCGTAGTCTTCTTTTTTGGGGTCGTAATCACCATTTGAAATCAGCGGTGGCTGATCACAAGTTAatgctgcaaaataaaaatgacaattaTTAGAATGTAATGCTTTCAACAtagttttctgtcttttaaaaaatgttttgctaaAGAAAGATCACCAACCTTCACATGTAGGCAACCTGCCATCCCACCCTTGGTCTCTACACCGGAGGACTGGATTACCAACCAAATTGTAACTagaaaaggaggggggggggggggggggggggaatttgaCGTCAGAACACAGATTTTCAAGATGTTTGCCATTCTGTTAACATGGTCAAGGAATagtaattcattatttattgaatACTAAATTTCCACTTTAGTTGAAATAAGATGTTTGATCAGGAAGCATGAGGTTTTCCTGACATATTTTGGGGATTAAAAGAGtaggataaaaaataaaaaccaccaGCATCATTAGTTTATTACTAACCCTAGGTCACAGGTCACCCGAGCTTCAGCACCAAATTCATTCCCTTCAGGATAATCAACGTTTCCGTGAGGAACTTCTCCAGCAGAGCCACAGCTCTTTTCTGAAAGAACGAAAGATTAAAGTCCACTCTTTAAAAAGGATTTGGTAACACTTTGCACAAATGACTCAACAGCCTGGTCAGATATTATCAGTGACTCATTTATATGCTGGTAAGATGTAATTTACTAAATGGTTCCATCTCAGACAGTGCTGCCAAAACTGATTGTGAAATATGCCCCGTTTGGACCTGGTATCAACGTTCGTCCTGAAAACAACTTGACAAGGtcgtctgttcacacctgacatTAGAGtctgtcctgaatgtgtctcctgtgaccactcaTGACTACTTCCCAGCTCTTTATGCAAATAATCACATACGTAATGTGTTTACCAAGTCCAAATTATTGTTTTCACCCAGTCTGAGTATAAAGAATAACATCAATCATTACGTGTTGATATTGCGACGAAAGATCAAGGTCACAGGTGTGTGCGTTCAATCTTATTTCAAGAACTTGGTGCGACCacttattatgataataataattagcataataataataataacaattgtAATATTAATACCAGGGCTGAATGGGTCATACGGTCTGCTGTTAGTAATGTGCATGTAAGAATCAAGGCCTGATATTCACTCTCGCATTTCAGCTTCACGGGAGTCCAGCTGCCGTCTACACAGGTGACGGATGGGGACCCTCCTGCAGACGTGTAGCCAACATTACAGATGAAAGAAGCCACAGCGCCATTCGGGAACGTTTCCAAGAGAATGTCACTGGTCTTCAAGCCCATGTTGGCTCCAGGCACAGGCTTGGTGCAGCTTTGAGCTAtaatggaaaaagaaagacagacaagTTTATACAACCTTTATTTCAACTGTGAAATATATTGTTCATTCACAATTTAGCTgagtaatgaaaacaaaacattcctgtgtgctgaagtgtccttgggcaagagaCTGAACGTCAGAGATATTGCAGTTAGTGGACTGCACTACAGGTGCCAACTGTTTTGACTGGGATCTGCAACCTTCAGCGGTTCTCGTTTTAGTTGAGAGATTGTGAATTGCAAAACTGTGCTTTAAAGAGCTTGGAATGCCGTCATGTGTGAAAGCAGGTTGAAGCCAGTCTATTTGTGCTGTACAGATAGcaaaaatatgatatattttaGTTATAGTCTCTCATTTGCtatacatttttcttcttcttccttctgaCTATGCTTGTATCACATGTTATGTCACTCTAGTGCACAATTACTGAGAAGATTAAAGGGGGAGTATTTTACAATGACCCAACACGAGGGGCCGCCCGGCTTCACGATGCTTTCACTTGGTTCCTGAGTCCCGAGCTCTTCCACACTGACCTTGGGCGGCAACAACAAGACCAAGAACGATCAGGAGACGGACAGATGTGAGATCCATGACGAAACGATCCACAAGCCGCATTTTCTGATGAAGGAAAAACATGCAGGAATTAGCAAGGCTCTCACAGTGGAACACAACTGGATAAACACAACCTCACGCTGACAACACCATTCGAAATATGTCGGATGTCAGCTAACGTGACGGCTCTTCTTTGTCTGGTCTCACTGAGCTTCTTCACACATTGTCCGTAGTGACACTTTTGATCGGGTGAAAATGATTCAACGCAACGGTTGAAGCTACGGGTTAAAGGCGTGATAAGACGTGATAGGACATGATTCGTGACTTT
This genomic window contains:
- the LOC133957328 gene encoding complement receptor type 1-like isoform X7 → MRLVDRFVMDLTSVRLLIVLGLVVAAQAQSCTKPVPGANMGLKTSDILLETFPNGAVASFICNVGYTSAGGSPSVTCVDGSWTPVKLKCEKKSCGSAGEVPHGNVDYPEGNEFGAEARVTCDLGYNLVGNPVLRCRDQGWDGRLPTCEALTCDQPPLISNGDYDPKKEDYGYSEVIQYSCQKTYSLRGAKSLTCSENGAFKPDPPECIIVNCDDPVVEFGKFLSGSRPPHTLSASVTFECITGYHMVGERTQICDINGKWSPGLPTCKLSPTTKATTTTTTTKATTTTTSGKQTVTTQPTDAPGSGSGDFMKYGLPILQVSIIVLVAQLYGM
- the LOC133957328 gene encoding membrane cofactor protein-like isoform X4, with product MRLVDRFVMDLTSVRLLIVLGLVVAAQAQSCTKPVPGANMGLKTSDILLETFPNGAVASFICNVGYTSAGGSPSVTCVDGSWTPVKLKCEKKSCGSAGEVPHGNVDYPEGNEFGAEARVTCDLGYNLVGNPVLRCRDQGWDGRLPTCEALTCDQPPLISNGDYDPKKEDYGYSEVIQYSCQKTYSLRGAKSLTCSENGAFKPDPPECIIVNCDDPVVEFGKFLSGSRPPHTLSASVTFECITGYHMVGERTQICDINGKWSPGLPTCKLSPTTKATTTTTTTKATTTTTSGKQTVTTQPTDAPGSGSGDFMKYGLPILLIILVIIIAAITYSFIKKKRGSQRSKPDSEAPKQGEDIPLSK
- the LOC133957328 gene encoding membrane cofactor protein-like isoform X5, giving the protein MRLVDRFVMDLTSVRLLIVLGLVVAAQAQSCTKPVPGANMGLKTSDILLETFPNGAVASFICNVGYTSAGGSPSVTCVDGSWTPVKLKCEKKSCGSAGEVPHGNVDYPEGNEFGAEARVTCDLGYNLVGNPVLRCRDQGWDGRLPTCEALTCDQPPLISNGDYDPKKEDYGYSEVIQYSCQKTYSLRGAKSLTCSENGAFKPDPPECIIVNCDDPVVEFGKFLSGSRPPHTLSASVTFECITGYHMVGERTQICDINGKWSPGLPTCKLSPTTKATTTTTTTKATTTTTSGKQTVSPTTKATTTTTTTTKATTTTTSGKQTVTTQPTDAPGSGSGDFMKYGLPILQVSIIVLVAQLYGM
- the LOC133957328 gene encoding membrane cofactor protein-like isoform X1, producing MRLVDRFVMDLTSVRLLIVLGLVVAAQAQSCTKPVPGANMGLKTSDILLETFPNGAVASFICNVGYTSAGGSPSVTCVDGSWTPVKLKCEKKSCGSAGEVPHGNVDYPEGNEFGAEARVTCDLGYNLVGNPVLRCRDQGWDGRLPTCEALTCDQPPLISNGDYDPKKEDYGYSEVIQYSCQKTYSLRGAKSLTCSENGAFKPDPPECIIVNCDDPVVEFGKFLSGSRPPHTLSASVTFECITGYHMVGERTQICDINGKWSPGLPTCKLSPTTKATTTTTTTKATTTTTSGKQTVSPTTKATTTTTTTTKATTTTTSGKQTVTTQPTDAPGSGSGDFMKYGLPILLIILVIIIAAITYSFIKKKRGSQRSKPDSEAPKQGEDIPLSK
- the LOC133957328 gene encoding membrane cofactor protein-like isoform X2, with protein sequence MRLVDRFVMDLTSVRLLIVLGLVVAAQAQSCTKPVPGANMGLKTSDILLETFPNGAVASFICNVGYTSAGGSPSVTCVDGSWTPVKLKCEKKSCGSAGEVPHGNVDYPEGNEFGAEARVTCDLGYNLVGNPVLRCRDQGWDGRLPTCEALTCDQPPLISNGDYDPKKEDYGYSEVIQYSCQKTYSLRGAKSLTCSENGAFKPDPPECIIVNCDDPVVEFGKFLSGSRPPHTLSASVTFECITGYHMVGERTQICDINGKWSPGLPTCKLSPTTKATTTTTTTKATTTTTSGKQTVSPTTKATTTTTTTTKATTTTTSGKQTVTTQPTDAPGSGSGDFMKYGLPILLIILVIIIAAITYSFIKKKRGSKHYCPGGSAVRDVVMI
- the LOC133957328 gene encoding membrane cofactor protein-like isoform X6 → MRLVDRFVMDLTSVRLLIVLGLVVAAQAQSCTKPVPGANMGLKTSDILLETFPNGAVASFICNVGYTSAGGSPSVTCVDGSWTPVKLKCEKKSCGSAGEVPHGNVDYPEGNEFGAEARVTCDLGYNLVGNPVLRCRDQGWDGRLPTCEALTCDQPPLISNGDYDPKKEDYGYSEVIQYSCQKTYSLRGAKSLTCSENGAFKPDPPECIIVNCDDPVVEFGKFLSGSRPPHTLSASVTFECITGYHMVGERTQICDINGKWSPGLPTCKFTTQPTDAPGSGSGDFMKYGLPILLIILVIIIAAITYSFIKKKRGSQRSKPDSEAPKQGEDIPLSK
- the LOC133957328 gene encoding membrane cofactor protein-like isoform X3; this translates as MRLVDRFVMDLTSVRLLIVLGLVVAAQAQSCTKPVPGANMGLKTSDILLETFPNGAVASFICNVGYTSAGGSPSVTCVDGSWTPVKLKCEKKSCGSAGEVPHGNVDYPEGNEFGAEARVTCDLGYNLVGNPVLRCRDQGWDGRLPTCEALTCDQPPLISNGDYDPKKEDYGYSEVIQYSCQKTYSLRGAKSLTCSENGAFKPDPPECIIVNCDDPVVEFGKFLSGSRPPHTLSASVTFECITGYHMVGERTQICDINGKWSPGLPTCKLSPTTKATTTTTTTTKATTTTTSGKQTVTTQPTDAPGSGSGDFMKYGLPILLIILVIIIAAITYSFIKKKRGSQRSKPDSEAPKQGEDIPLSK